Proteins encoded together in one Eubalaena glacialis isolate mEubGla1 chromosome 7, mEubGla1.1.hap2.+ XY, whole genome shotgun sequence window:
- the SLC25A20 gene encoding mitochondrial carnitine/acylcarnitine carrier protein: MADQAKPISPLKNLLAGGFGGMCLVFVGHPLDTVKVRLQTQPPSLPGQPPMYSGTFDCFRKTLMREGITGLYRGMAAPIIGVTPMFAVCFFGFGLGKKLQQKHPEDVLSYPQLFAAGMLSGVFTTGIMTPGERIKCLLQIQASSGETKYTGALDCAKKLYKEAGIRGIYKGTVLTLMRDVPASGMYFMTYEWLKNIFTPEEKSVNELSVPRILVAGGIAGIFNWAVAIPPDVLKSRFQTAPPGKYPNGFRDVLRELIRNEGITSLYKGFNAVMIRAFPANAACFLGFEVAMKFLNWAMPNL; encoded by the exons ATGGCAGACCAGGCGAAGCCCATTAGCCCGCTCAAGAACCTGCTGGCCGGCGGCTTTGGAGGCATGTGCCTGGTGTTCGTGGGGCACCCGCTGGACACGGTCAAG GTCCGACTGCAGACGCAGCCCCCAAGTTTGCCTGGACAGCCTCCCATGTATTCTGGGACCTTTGACTGTTTCCGGAAGACTCTTATGAGAGAG GGCATCACGGGTCTATATCGGGGCATGGCCGCCCCCATCATTGGGGTCACCCCCATGTTTGCCGTGTGCTTCTTTGGGTTTGGTTTGGGGAAGAAACTGCAACAAAAACACCCAGAGGATGTGCTCAG CTACCCCCAACTATTTGCAGCTGGGATGTTATCTGGTGTATTCACCACGGGAATTATGACCCCTGGAGAACGGATCAAGTGCTTGTTACAG ATTCAAGCTTCTTCAGGGGAGACCAAATACACTGGTGCCTTGGACTGTGCAAAGAAGCTATACAAGGAGGCTGGGATCCGAGGCATCTACAAGGGGACTGTGCTCACCCTCATGCGAG ATGTTCCAGCCAGTGGGATGTATTTCATGACATATGAATGGCTGAAAAATATCTTCACTCCAGAGGAAAAGAG TGTCAATGAGCTCAGCGTGCCTCGGATTCTGGTGGCTGGGGGCATCGCAGGGATCTTCAACTGGGCTGTGGCAATCCCTCCAGACGTGCTCAAGTCCCGCTTCCAGACTG CACCTCCTGGGAAATATCCTAATGGCTTCAGAGATGTGCTGAGGGAGCTGATCCGGAATGAAGGAATCACATCCTTGTATAAGGGGTTCAATGCAGTGATGATCCGAGCCTTCCCAGCCAATGCA GCCTGTTTCCTTGGCTTTGAAGTTGCCA